A single Flavobacterium sp. 1 DNA region contains:
- a CDS encoding helix-turn-helix domain-containing protein — MNVDLITKDDLERFKKELLEEIRRCQLYPRKPGQETRVWLKSFEVRKLLGISAGTLQNLRINGTLPYNKIGGLMYYRYEDIQKLMDGVSNVK, encoded by the coding sequence ATGAATGTAGATCTGATTACAAAGGATGACCTTGAAAGATTTAAAAAAGAGCTATTAGAAGAAATTCGCAGATGCCAATTGTATCCGCGTAAACCTGGTCAGGAAACACGAGTATGGCTCAAAAGTTTTGAGGTACGTAAATTGCTAGGAATCTCCGCAGGAACCTTACAGAATCTACGGATCAATGGCACCCTTCCCTACAACAAGATAGGTGGCTTAATGTACTATCGTTATGAGGATATTCAAAAATTGATGGATGGGGTAAGTAATGTAAAATGA
- a CDS encoding FecR family protein, which produces MIKRIKHSLEYLIEKSFQKKTSEKEEKLLNDFALSEYQNSKWDDLAMGSSEQASVNIFEGIQLRIDKKNTFHLYLKYVAAASIVFLIGLGFLYKPSTSTKKQLVFTSSSLPKSIQLSDGSKVYLAANSRLDYPAQFDEEERKVSLRKGNAFFEIAKDKKHPFIISSGGIKTKVVGTSFHIQLSKSKCEVIVVTGRVNVTAKGQSVDLVPNEMASFMAQKLTKQLADASLLVNWYANDVTLNQATLQQVITVLQYKYGVKFEYSDEAVLATPVTVFIEKGASLKSVLQQINYINNLKFNVYGEIVKVN; this is translated from the coding sequence ATGATAAAAAGAATTAAACATAGTTTAGAATATCTTATAGAAAAAAGCTTTCAGAAAAAAACATCTGAAAAAGAAGAAAAGTTATTGAATGATTTTGCTTTGTCAGAATATCAAAATTCCAAATGGGATGACCTTGCAATGGGAAGTAGTGAGCAAGCTTCCGTTAATATATTTGAAGGTATTCAACTTAGAATCGATAAAAAGAATACGTTTCATTTGTATCTAAAATATGTTGCTGCAGCCAGTATTGTTTTTTTAATTGGTTTGGGATTTTTATACAAGCCATCAACTTCTACCAAAAAACAATTGGTATTTACTAGTTCATCTTTACCCAAATCAATTCAATTAAGTGATGGTTCCAAAGTTTATTTGGCAGCCAATTCAAGATTAGACTATCCTGCTCAATTTGATGAAGAGGAAAGAAAAGTCTCTTTGCGAAAAGGGAACGCTTTTTTTGAGATTGCTAAAGACAAAAAACATCCTTTTATCATTAGTTCTGGTGGTATTAAAACAAAAGTTGTGGGAACATCATTCCATATTCAATTATCCAAATCAAAATGCGAAGTTATTGTGGTTACAGGAAGAGTGAATGTTACTGCAAAAGGGCAAAGTGTAGATTTAGTGCCTAATGAAATGGCTTCGTTTATGGCACAAAAGCTAACAAAACAACTAGCCGATGCATCTCTTTTAGTCAATTGGTATGCCAATGATGTAACTTTAAATCAAGCTACTCTTCAACAAGTGATTACCGTTTTGCAATACAAATACGGAGTGAAATTTGAATATAGCGATGAGGCTGTATTAGCCACTCCTGTTACTGTATTTATAGAAAAGGGCGCTTCTTTAAAAAGCGTTCTGCAACAAATAAATTATATAAACAATCTAAAATTTAATGTTTATGGAGAAATAGTAAAAGTGAATTAG
- a CDS encoding phosphatidylinositol-specific phospholipase C1-like protein, with the protein MKRILFACLIASALSYHSNAQSDNQKINQLQVIGSHNSYRQAIETDLYSIIQAKDTSRSLKGLQYTHIGLTEQLNKGLRNLEIDVYADSKGGKYAHPKGLDIVKANEAYDPKGLMQKPGFKVFHMPDIDFRTSCLTFEICLQELKKWSEANPNHIPIFITLEPKDGEANFFGTKPEDFTPQLFDALDKVIRKELGTDKLITPDMVRGKYKTLEEAVLHNNWPDLKKAQGRFLFILDNNGAKRDLYVLNHPSLKGRAVFVNADPGKPEAATLFRNNPEDATIPDLVKKGYLIRTRADADTKEARANDYSHFNAAKTSGAQIITTDYYLPSRFFDSPYQIKFDDSTYVRNNPVNGEKK; encoded by the coding sequence ATGAAACGAATTCTGTTTGCATGTCTAATTGCTAGCGCTCTATCTTATCATAGCAATGCACAAAGTGATAATCAAAAAATAAATCAATTACAAGTTATTGGTTCGCACAACAGTTATCGACAAGCTATCGAAACTGATTTATACAGTATTATACAAGCAAAAGACACTTCGCGTTCTCTAAAAGGCTTGCAATACACACATATTGGACTTACTGAGCAATTGAATAAAGGATTGCGAAATCTGGAAATCGATGTATATGCTGATAGTAAAGGCGGTAAATATGCACATCCAAAAGGATTGGATATTGTAAAAGCAAACGAAGCGTATGATCCAAAAGGATTAATGCAAAAACCAGGTTTCAAAGTGTTTCATATGCCGGACATTGACTTTAGAACTTCTTGTCTAACTTTTGAAATCTGTTTGCAAGAACTCAAAAAATGGTCTGAGGCGAATCCAAATCATATTCCTATTTTTATCACATTAGAACCAAAAGATGGAGAAGCTAATTTTTTTGGAACCAAACCTGAAGATTTTACTCCCCAACTGTTTGATGCTTTAGACAAAGTAATTCGTAAAGAATTAGGAACCGATAAATTGATTACACCAGATATGGTAAGAGGGAAATACAAAACTTTAGAAGAAGCTGTATTGCACAATAACTGGCCTGATCTAAAAAAAGCCCAAGGAAGGTTTTTATTTATTTTAGATAATAATGGAGCCAAAAGAGATTTATATGTTTTAAACCATCCATCATTAAAAGGTCGCGCCGTTTTTGTGAATGCCGATCCAGGAAAACCAGAAGCTGCGACTTTATTTAGAAACAATCCTGAAGATGCAACAATTCCTGATTTGGTAAAAAAAGGATACCTCATTCGTACCAGAGCTGACGCAGATACCAAAGAAGCTCGCGCCAATGATTACAGCCATTTTAATGCCGCTAAAACATCCGGAGCACAAATCATTACCACCGATTATTATCTGCCAAGTCGCTTTTTTGATTCGCCTTACCAAATTAAATTCGATGATAGCACTTATGTTCGTAACAATCCTGTGAACGGAGAAAAGAAATAG
- a CDS encoding RNA polymerase sigma-70 factor, with the protein MKNTETFEKMYTDYWKKLNTFSFKMTQDKDLAQNIVQDVFIDLWERHKDLEIVAIEAYLFRAVKNQVFKHYQNNRFNKTIMEDKFEDYIIDNFSSVEPELADLLYALLEKLPEKRKEVLLMNKIQEMSIDQIAAELEISKQTVKNQLSAALKQLREGLKDLTWITPYLIISYKFFK; encoded by the coding sequence ATGAAGAATACTGAAACTTTCGAGAAAATGTATACTGACTATTGGAAAAAGCTGAATACTTTTTCGTTCAAGATGACCCAGGATAAAGATTTAGCCCAAAATATTGTCCAAGATGTTTTTATTGACCTTTGGGAGCGACATAAGGATTTAGAAATTGTTGCTATAGAAGCCTATTTGTTTCGAGCGGTAAAGAATCAGGTTTTTAAACATTATCAAAATAATCGTTTTAATAAAACTATTATGGAAGATAAATTTGAAGATTATATTATTGACAATTTTTCTTCTGTTGAGCCTGAACTTGCGGATTTACTTTATGCATTACTAGAAAAATTGCCAGAAAAAAGAAAAGAGGTTTTGTTGATGAATAAAATTCAGGAGATGAGCATTGATCAAATCGCTGCTGAACTCGAAATATCCAAACAAACGGTCAAAAATCAACTTTCGGCAGCATTAAAACAACTGCGGGAAGGCTTGAAAGATTTAACTTGGATAACTCCGTATCTCATTATTTCCTATAAATTTTTTAAATAA